One Silene latifolia isolate original U9 population chromosome 4, ASM4854445v1, whole genome shotgun sequence DNA segment encodes these proteins:
- the LOC141653623 gene encoding uncharacterized protein LOC141653623 encodes MSASAATTGGEVAVTAEEAAAAALKKRYEGLVTVRNKAVKGKGAWYWAHLQPLLVHSSDTGLPKAVKLKCCLCDTVFSASNPSRTASEHLKRGTCPNFASPPQPTPVAVGEAVTQEYNHRKRSSSSSSTGGGTPGVGGSGGPSPSPSTTTNSEVARSTPVTTVSYAPPVSVVRPNPLSSELGLTVVHHPEFQHLTSPTTTTIVAVGRDGSSEDVKMFEDSIKRLKSPKPLVGPTLSRSQIERGLHYLSDWVYESCGSISFSSLEHPKFKAFLQQMGMVEISKRELLGSRLDSRFEEVRNESNARIRESMFFQIGSHGWKSNSGGFEENLVSVTANLPNGTSVYTRAVFNSGKASGKLAEEVLWGAISEICGNSVHRCVGIVADRFKNSVLNSLEGRYQWMINLSCQCQAFDSLIKDFYKELPLFKNVVGSCRKLANFVNNNGTLRNCFHKYQLRVFRNVFEISSFEPVYGMIEDIMSSARELELVLVDESYKIACMEDPAVREFGDMIRDVGFWNDLDAVRSLVKLVKEMAREFEMERPLVGQCLPLWDELRTKVKEWCSKFHIAEIMVDKVIERRFRKNYHPAWAAAYILDPFYMIRDPAGNYLPPFKYLSPEQQKDVHDLITRLVSREEVTVVMSELMRWRSDGLDPVYAQAVQLKQRDPNTGKMKIANPHGSRLVWETYLPQFESLGKVALRIIFLHAAVRGFKCNASIMKWVQNHGRSRVALDKAQKMVFIAAHSKLERRDFTSEDDKEAELFGSVNGEDDVVNGIFVDQ; translated from the coding sequence ATGTCGGCGTCGGCGGCGACGACGGGAGGAGAGGTGGCTGTCACGGCGGAGGAAGCGGCAGCGGCGGCGTTGAAAAAGAGGTATGAAGGGTTAGTGACGGTACGGAACAAGGCTGTCAAGGGTAAAGGCGCATGGTATTGGGCCCACCTTCAGCCATTGTTGGTACATAGTTCTGATACCGGCTTGCCTAAGGCCGTTAAGCTCAAGTGTTGTTTGTGTGATACTGTGTTTAGTGCATCTAACCCGTCTCGTACCGCTTCAGAACATCTGAAACGGGGGACGTGTCCTAATTTCGCATCACCGCCTCAACCAACGCCTGTGGCAGTGGGTGAAGCGGTGACGCAGGAGTACAACCACCGGAAGAGAAGCTCGTCTTCTTCGTCTACCGGCGGTGGTACTCCTGGAGTTGGTGGTAGTGGTGGCCCTTCCCCTTccccctccaccaccaccaactcCGAGGTGGCGCGTTCAACACCCGTGACTACTGTGTCATATGCTCCACCCGTTAGTGTGGTAAGACCCAACCCGTTGTCTAGCGAGTTGGGTCTTACTGTGGTGCACCACCCCGAGTTTCAACATTTGACGTCCCCGACAACAACCACCATCGTCGCTGTAGGACGGGACGGTTCGTCGGAGGACGTCAAGATGTTTGAGGACAGTATAAAAAGGTTGAAGAGTCCAAAACCCTTAGTAGGGCCCACATTAAGCAGGTCACAAATTGAGCGTGGACTCCATTATTTGAGTGATTGGGTGTATGAATCATGTGGGTCCATCTCTTTTTCAAGTCTTGAGCATCCAAAATTCAAGGCATTTCTTCAACAAATGGGTATGGTTGAAATTTCTAAGAGGGAATTGTTAGGGTCTAGGTTAGATTCTAGGTTTGAGGAAGTAAGGAATGAatctaatgctaggattagggaatccatgttCTTTCAGATTGGTTCTCATGGTTGGAAGTCGAATTCCGGTGGTTTCGAGGAGAATTTAGTGAGTGTCACTGCCAATTTGCCTAATGGAACTAGTGTTTATACAAGGGCGGTGTTTAATTCCGGTAAAGCGTCTGGTAAGCTTGCTGAGGAGGTGTTGTGGGGTGCAATTTCGGAAATTTGTGGGAATTCAGTGCACCGGTGTGTTGGGATTGTGGCTGATAGGTTTAAGAATTCGGTATTAAATAGTTTGGAAGGTCGATATCAGTGGATGATTAATCTTTCATGTCAATGTCAAGCTTTTGATAGCTTGATCAAAGATTTCTATAAGGAGCTTCCCTTGTTTAAGAATGTTGTTGGTAGTTGTCGAAAGCTTGCCAACTTTGTTAACAACAATGGAACCTTGAGAAATTGTTTCCACAAGTACCAATTGAGGGTGTTTAGGAATGTGTTTGAAATTTCGAGTTTTGAGCCTGTTTATGGTATGATTGAAGACATAATGAGCTCAGCCCGAGAGCTCGAGTTAGTACTAGTCGACGAGTCATATAAGATTGCTTGCATGGAGGATCCAGCTGTGAGGGAATTCGGGGACATGATTAGGGATGTCGGGTTTTGGAACGACTTAGACGCGGTTCGATCATTGGTGAAACTTGTGAAAGAAATGGCTCGTGAATTTGAGATGGAACGGCCTTTAGTCGGGCAATGCTTACCACTATGGGATGAGCTTAGGACCAAAGTGAAAGAATGGTGTTCTAAATTCCACATTGCTGAAATTATGGTCGATAAAGTGATAGAGAGGCGGTTTAGGAAGAACTACCACCCGGCTTGGGCAGCTGCTTACATACTCGACCCGTTTTACATGATCCGAGATCCGGCAGGGAATTACCTTCCCCCATTCAAGTACTTATCGCCCGAGCAACAGAAAGATGTTCATGATTTGATCACTAGATTAGTGTCTCGGGAAGAAGTTACTGTTGTAATGAGCGAATTGATGAGGTGGCGGTCAGACGGGCTTGACCCAGTTTACGCCCAAGCGGTGCAATTGAAGCAAAGAGACCCTAATACAGGAAAAATGAAAATTGCTAATCCTCATGGAAGTAGACTTGTTTGGGAGACTTATCTCCCGCAGTTTGAGTCACTTGGGAAGGTGGCACTTAGAATTATATTCCTACATGCCGCTGTTCGTGGGTTCAAGTGCAATGCATCGATCATGAAATGGGTTCAAAATCATGGTCGGTCAAGGGTAGCATTAGATAAGGCTCAAAAGATGGTTTTCATTGCAGCTCATTCCAAGCTTGAAAGGCGGGATTTCACTAGCGAGGACGATAAGGAGGCTGAGCTTTTTGGGTCCGTAAATGGTGAGGATGATGTTGTAAATGGGATTTTTGTTGATCAATGA